GAACTCTCCACCATGATGAGGGCGAGGACCAACTTTGGGTCACAATCGTATCTTTGCGACTCGTCATAGATGAGCTCAACCAACCCCACCTCCTCTTCATCGGTGAGACCGGTGTGAAACCTTTGAATGAAGCGGTAGATCTCCCCCTTTATCGATGGATCAAACTCCAAAAGGATCACATCCCAATAATCAATGGAGGTCACCTTCCCCTTAAGCTCATCATTTTTAATGAGGGTCAAAGGGAGGGAACATACCAGCAATACAAGGGGGATGGTCAAGAGGAATTTAGCGATGGACTTCCAAGGTAGGGTCTTCTTAGAAAGAGGGCCTCTCCCCCGCACTAAAAATGACTCGTCCACCTCTCCCCTCCTTTCAAGACAAAAATCTAAGATCTTATTATATATAATTTATTTGATCTAAAATGTCAAGCTTTTTGTCCTCTCAGAGTTCTTGAAACTTCTCTTAAGAATTACTATAGTTGTTTTAAGAGGAGACTTCAAAAGAGGAGGCTGGTATTATGCCCTTTGGCATGGCTCTTCGGGAATGGTACTATGCATGGTGAGTTCCCTCCGACCGCCCTTCACGGTGGGGTATGGCCCTCATCGGGGGCGCTGTCGGGGAGGGGGGAG
The sequence above is a segment of the Deltaproteobacteria bacterium genome. Coding sequences within it:
- a CDS encoding lytic transglycosylase domain-containing protein, yielding MDESFLVRGRGPLSKKTLPWKSIAKFLLTIPLVLLVCSLPLTLIKNDELKGKVTSIDYWDVILLEFDPSIKGEIYRFIQRFHTGLTDEEEVGLVELIYDESQRYDCDPKLVLALIMVESSFYTKATSPKGARGLMQLRPHVAKALAQEVGIKWDKDTVIYDPEVNIRLGLYYLSRLILQFKDLKVAITAYNFGPTYTRERMREGKPLPTWYTNKVLQGYRKLSQKDPTRKVNPL